Proteins encoded by one window of Mercenaria mercenaria strain notata chromosome 4, MADL_Memer_1, whole genome shotgun sequence:
- the LOC123534687 gene encoding uncharacterized protein LOC123534687, producing the protein MSVFNEEKFKEGLVSELALFDLPSTQTSVTDVYYDEIRPLSQVSDESPFEFKISGQNSMDYLDLRNSQIYVRLKVEKSDGTALTAEKVGPANLFLQALFSTTEVTLQNKATITCNYNPYRAYIQTVLNYGKDATSSQLDTQLFNMDDADSPDRDEAAVMQYVTRTHLPTYNA; encoded by the exons atgtcagtttttaatGAAGAGAAATTTAAAGAGGGACTTGTATCTGAGCTGGCATTGTTTGACCTTCCCAGCACACAAACTAGCGTGACTGATGTTTACTACGATGAAATTAGACCTCTATCGCAGGTGTCGGATGAGAGTCCATTCGAGTTTAAAATCAGCGGACAGAATTCAATGGATTATCTAGACTTAAGAAATTCGCAGATCTATGTGAGATTGAAAGTAGAAAAATCGGATGGTACTGCTCTCACGGCTGAGAAAGTTGGACCCGCCAACTTGTTTCTTCAAGCGTTGTTTTCCACAACAGAGGTCACCCTACAAAACAAAGCCACCATAACGTGTAACTACAACCCTTACAGAGCTTACATACAGACAGTGCTAAATTATGGGAAGGATGCGACATCGAGCCAGCTGGATACGCAGCTCTTTAACATGGATGATGCGGACAGTCCAG ACAGAGATGAAGCAGCCGTCATGCAATACGTGACGCGTACTCATCTACCTACCTATAATGCGTGA